The Triticum aestivum cultivar Chinese Spring chromosome 3A, IWGSC CS RefSeq v2.1, whole genome shotgun sequence genome includes a region encoding these proteins:
- the LOC123058560 gene encoding uncharacterized protein, with translation MAALASRMALQSRAALASRMAQLQSKAAEATRFAAKHGGALQSEAASFAAKHGATLQSKASEAASFAAKHGGALQSKASEAASIAAKHGATLQSKASKAASFAAKQGSAMQSKAAEVASSAAKQGREYHKTLMERNRQYVVDPPTVEKCQELSKQLFYTRLASIPGRYEAFWKEVDAVKLLLKNRKDLKAEQAGVAALFGIELYAWLRAGEFIGRGFTLTG, from the exons ATGGCGGCGCTGGCGTCAAGGATGGCGCTGCAGTCCAGGGCGGCGTTGGCCTCGAGGATGGCGCAGCTGCAGTCCAAGGCGGCCGAGGCGACGAGGTTCGCGGCCAAGCACGGGGGTGCGCTGCAGTCCGAGGCGGCAAGCTTCGCGGCCAAGCACGGGGCCACTCTGCAGTCCAAGGCGTCCGAGGCGGCAAGCTTCGCGGCCAAGCACGGGGGCGCGCTGCAGTCCAAGGCGTCCGAGGCGGCAAGCATCGCGGCCAAGCACGGGGCCACGCTGCAGTCCAAGGCGTCCaaggcggcgagcttcgcggccaAGCAAGGGAGCGCGATGCAGTCCAAGGCGGCCGaggtggcgagctcggcggccAAGCAAGGGCGCGAGTACCACAAGACGCTCATGGAGAGGAACAGGCAGTACGTCGTCGACCCGCCCACCGTCGAAAAGTGCCAGGAGCTCTCCAAGCAGCTCTTCTACACCCGCCTCGCCAG CATTCCTGGCCGTTACGAGGCTTTCTGGAAAGAGGTTGATGCTGTAAAgctcttgctgaaaaacagaaaggaCCTGAAGGCTGAGCAAGCCGGGGTTGCCGCATTGTTTGGCATTGAGTTGTATGCATGGCTTCGTGCCGGTGAGTTTATTGGTAGAGGATTTACCCTCACAGGTTGA